The nucleotide window TCACTAATGTCCTTGACATGTATCCAGGATGGAGATGCATCCACATCGACTTCAAAAAACCCCTAAGGATAGTCGCTAAAATGAGATCCTTTCATTACCATCACCATAAAAGCAGTTTTTGAAAAGTTAAATTCAACTTTTCTTTATCTTATTTTCAAGATCGCaggaaaaactgtgaaaacATATTCACCTCCACTCCCCACAATAGTAAAGCTTTAGAGCTTCATAGTTTTGGGATTAACAACCTagatttaattcatttttactTACTCAAGTAGGCTATTTGCATTAAACAATACTAAGAGGTGTAGCATACACCCAGCATTTCCCACTGCATAAAACACTGTATAATCCAAATGTGACCAAGGACACAGTGGAAGCTGCACTTGAACTGAAAATTAGTCTTAcaaatcctgctcctgtgctAAAATGGGAAAATACCAATTTATTATGGAAGTCCACATTTCTAGCAAAGttctgtgagaaaaagaaaaaaaaaaaacataatttccATCTGACATCTTACCATAGCCTGGAGATCTActtgtggattccagtctgaATCATAGAGAATTACAACATCAGCAGTAGCCAGATTGATTCCAAGACCTCCTGCTCGTGTACTCAACATGAACACAAATTTTGAGCTGTCAGGATCATTGAATGCATTAATTGAAGcctaaataaatgaaaagaatgTATCAgttaaacaaaatgttttacaaGCAGTATTTTTACATAAATACAATCCTTAAAGCTGTAAATACCTGTCGCTCATTGTGAGGAGTTTGTCCATCCAGTCTGCAATATTCATAATTTCTCCACATACAGTAATCTTCCAAAATATCTAGAACTCTTGTCATCTGACTGAAGATTAGAACTCTTGAGCCTGTTTGGGTAAAAAGGTTTCTTATGCTTCCACCAAAACATAAGATTAAACAAACTCTCCAAGTCTGCACTACCAGAAAAGGAAGGAGGGCAATTCCATGTACgaagaagaaaatttgtttGAATTTCAGACCCAAACTacagtgcagggctgcagctgctgctgccacagcacatTCATGCCATAGGACACTTTTGTCTTTCCCTGATATGTTACTGTCTAATTAATGGCTGgcttctccttttcattttgtgttgTACTCCTTAAGAAAAGTTCCCAGACATGGCAGAGTAAGATGGTAACACAAATATAAAAACATCATCaagtataaataataaaattttgaagtatttgtttgttttggatttaAGATCTCTAGAAATAAAGTGAATTCTTCTTAAGTTTGTTCTTGTCCGTTTACTTACCTGCCAagaacaacttaaaaaaaagtaaatgttcAGTACTTTATGCATATACACCCAACCATTTTCAGTCTACTGGAGAAATTTAAGTAAAACACAGGATATAACAAAGTTTCTACTTCCTTATGGTCCTTTGGACTCGAGGGTTAAGTCTTGAGTCCGAACTCAAGAACTGAACTCTCTTGTTTAGGATACGAATTTGATTTGAGACCAGTCCAGTATTAACTACAACACCTCATCAATAAACCTGATATCAGGAAGAAACCAAGATGAAAAAAGCACAGTAACCACtgaattgtttggtttttagtCTTGAGTTatacagccacagctgcctggaTGATACCTAGATACAAAGTACAGTTTACTTCTGTACTACAGAAGGTTGAGGTTGAgatgtggtttggtttttctgtaAAGTGTCCCCACTCACAAACCTACCTTCAACTTCTTTAGCAAGGTTACTACTGTAAGCATACTCAAAAAATAGTGAGTTAAAAATTTATTCCAGTGTCAAAACTCTATTGCAAGTGAATTTTACAGTAATCCATTTCAAAGCTaacttttccatttcaaaataaCTTTCTAAACAACTCAAGGGTTCCCCTATGTCTGAGTGTTTATAGAATACACAGAAAAAACTCAGGTACTGTTCAAAATCACATCCAGCAAGAAAGACCAACATTTCACACAGGATTTGACTTGAACTATGTATGAGGACTCTGAATCTGAAATGGTCCTTCATGGTAAATCAAAGGTGTGGCTAAAATActacaaaattatatttcagaTAGCTAATAAGACTATGAAAGAAAATCTAAAGCCCCAATCAAATGATATTTTTATGGTGTGAACTTAGCTGGGatgaaaaaataggaaaaaaaaaaaaaagaaatcaaaacactTCAGCACAAAAAGCCATTATGGACTACTGATCCAAGCTGGTATCATACTAGAAACCCACAATAATCCTGGCTAAAGTCTGCTGGGTTTTGCTCAGAATACACAAAAACATTACTGAACCAAAAAACTCTCAAAACCCTAGAAAGGAGACACATACCTTGTTCTTTCAACTTAGGTAGCAATTTGTCCAGAACTACCATTTTGCCACTGTTGGTGACCAAATGCATGTCTGTTGTATAAGGtgggccaggctctgctccatcaAAGAGGTAAGGGTGATTGCAGCATTTCCGCAGCTGCATCAGGATGTTCAGCAGTCTCATCTTGTCCAGCTTCCCAGCTGAGTTCAGGATATCTATATCCTTCATCAGGATTCGGGTGTACCtacagcaaggaaagaaaaacccttCTGTTCACTCTAAAATGAAGTCTAAAATGAAGCTGGGGGATGATTTACAAGCTGCATCTTTTGCTGgtgcagggggaggaggaggaaaggttTGAATATGTGTAAGCCAGGAAAAGCCTGTGGGAGACAGAACCTGGCCTCAGCATCATGGCAGCCATGGGACATGGTTTGGGTGTCATTCTTTCGCCTCTGGGCAAGTCAGAAATGTAGCACAGACTCACAGAATCgattgggttggaagagaactCTGAGATCATCAGTTCCAACTTTAGGCTAAACACCACCATCCACTGGGTGCCACGTCCAGCTGTTTCCTAAATACCTCCAGAGATGGTGAATCCATCACCTGTCTGAGCAGTCtattccaatgcttgacaaccctttcctTTATGAGATTCCTCCTGATGTTTGACCTGAACCTCCCTTGGTGTAGTTTGATGCCATTTCTTCTTGCTctgttgcctgggagaagaggctgatgACCCCCTCGGCTGCACTCTCCCATccaggagttgtgcagagcaAAAAGGTTCCTCCTGAACCTCCTTTCCTTCAAGCAAGAAGTTAAGCAACTTCTCCTAAGTCTTTAGGCTACAAATACTGTCTTAAAGCTCACTCTACCCTTCATTTAATCAGGTAAATCTCCCTGACATGCATGGTTCTGTCACAGCAGTGTCAGAAAGAAACAGGTAAAAATACCAGAGAGAATAAATTGAGTTCTACACAACCTTCAAGTCACAGACAGCACATTCCTTCTGAGCCTTAACCACAGCCCAGTCAAGCACATGCATTAATTACCATTCTCGCTGCATTTTGCTGAGGCCCACATAAATTTTAACTTCCTTCTTTGGAGGCAAGCTTTTCTCCACATCAGCCTTGATGCGACGCAGAAGGAATGGTCGTAGCACCTGGAAGAGGTTCATcattaaatgcattttggaaACTGAAACACTTATCAGGTCAATGGACGAATCAAAGAGCAGATATTCTTTATCACAGATACATGATCTAGTGTTAgacaatctgaaaaaaaatagcaacCTATATGGAGAAATTATTTGCTATACGTGGGATATACATGTGCTTCATTTGAGAGACTTAAAGATTAGGTCAAAATCTTTGACCTAATGGTTCTGTGTCCTTTGACTTCATTTTGCTTGACTGAAAATTTGTGGAGTAATCTCTCTCATCCTCATAGTCTATCATAAGAAGCATTAGAAGAACTGCCTGGGATTTAACTTAGGTAAACGTAACCCTTGTATAAAAGCCAAAAGGACTCACCATATGAAGGCGCTCCACCAGTTTTTGATCCCCTAGACAGTTGTTGGTATCAAACCACGAATCAAAATCCTGTATCAACAAAATAATTGGTTTAGAAGAGGCTTCCTTTCAAGGTACAATAGCATCACGATGGTGAACAAATACAACTCTCATATGGCCAGGAAGTAAAAGAACAAATTACCTTATTTGGCCTATTTTATGAAAAGCTTTGTAACAAACATTTTTAACTCAATCTATCACTTATCAGTAACTGACACCACTAACTATACATATCCAGTCTACTTTCAAATtggaaaaaccagcaaaattaatttgattcaGAAACAAAAGACTTACTTCAGCTGAGTTAAAGACATCTGGCAAAAGGAAGTTGAGAAGTGCCCAGAGCTCATGTAAATTGTTCTGAAGTGGAGTTCCAGTTAACAGCAGCCGGTTGGTAGTCTTGAATTCCCTTACAATTTCTGATAACTGAATGGCATTGAGACATCACCAAAtattaaacatatatatatataaacattacTAGTCTCTACACCACCACCTAAATAACCCACACAGATCTCTTTCTTAGAGTAAAATAAATTAcctttgatttttcatttttaatcctGTGGGCCTCATCTATAACAAGGTATCTCCAGTTGAACTTTTTGAATACTGACTTCTCTTTGATAAGCATTTCATACGACGTTACACAGACATCCcattctccaggcagcaacacATCTCTCACAAAGGCAGCCTAGGTAACAAGGTGACAGCTGGTTACTGAGGCTTTGtcaaatttaaagcaaaaagaacAGAGCAGCCCTGTTACAAGTTTCCTATTTTAAGTCTCATGAAGGCAGTGTTTTGTCTTCATAAAAGGAGACCACAAATCTTTGAACAAGAAATTATGAACATAAAGTGATGAAGCATTATCTGGGCAACACACATATGAATTGTAAGCTGGTTATACTCCAAGTAGGCAGCATTGTAGGTCTTAAAGCACTACAAATGCAAGTAATGTCCCTCCCCAGGAAGCAAAGGGGAAGGACTGCTGGATTTACACAGGAACACACAGGAAAAGCTGCCATATCCAAACTTACTCGCTGGTCTTTGTCACCAATCAAACAAACTGCTCGAAGTGTTGGTACCCATCTCTTGAATTCATTCATCCAGTTCTGCAGAGTGGACTTAGGAACTAACACCATGTGAGGTCCAGGAATGTTTCTGTAGTGTTTCATATAGCCAAGAAGAGAAATTGTTTGCAGTGTCTTCCCAAGACCCTGGAAGACACATTAATGtgttagaaaaaagaaaacatctcagaaaacacctttgaaaatgaaaacccaagagtgagctctgagctcagcaTGGAAGGCACTGAAACATGAATGAGGGAGCTACAAAAATCATATCAAAACACTGGTTAGGAAAAGCTTGCCGGGTTTCCCCCATTTCATAATAACAAAGTAGCAAGAGTATCACTCTGAAACCCTGGATTATGAAGTTAGAATTTTGCCTTACCTTTCAAGTAAGACAACTTGTTAAAAGTACAAGGAAACATTATTTcctaaaactttattttgtaGACTATGGCGTACTCAGGTTATTTAGAGgtcaaactttaaaaatttgaCTTAGGTATTCTCTTAAACTTGACATAAAAGTGAATAAATTAGGAACccttaggaatttttttttaatttattcagttACTGAGGCATTAATATTAATAACTTTGTCACCATAATATTATAGATTGTCATATATGCTGTCATATTTTGTATAGATTATGTTATTAATGCTTCACAATCGTAAATATgttctaattaatttttaaagtgtaaAAAACTGCATAtctcaaagaagaaaacaaatactgAAAGTCTGGTATAACATGGTATCTTCAACATATAATTTTTACTAAaacaaaactgaggaaaaactgaaaaaatcagATAATTCCTATACTTTAAGTAATTCAAAAATATGATTCAAATGCATGggaattaaaaaccccaaacgcCATCAGCACAAgtaatttctgtttctaaaattCGAGTCTCTGtcttcaaaaaaaccaaaatccaccAGGTACAAGAAGTGGAAAAGTGTTCATAGGCTGTGTCAGATGTgttaataactttaaaaaaattaataccgaagacaaaacaaaaaaaaattaataataatatttaatatctttAACACAAAATGGATATTGGAATACCACAAATCCAAGGACTCACAAAGCCTCCGAGGTGTTTTTGTTAAAACCCTCTCCatttagccaaaaaaaaaatctattcataAGTATGTATGTTTAAAAAGACCTCGATGTATTTAAAAGTGAACCATGTTACTAAACAGTAATTTAAACTCTTTTGTTTCTAACTTATCTTTTAGTTTCATTACACAGAAATTACAAGATACAGGAAATGCAATAGACTGAAATGTTAGAGTTATGTCTCTTCTTTTCTACTCCTTATGAAAAAGAGATACATCTCAAATTATTAAGGGGACAAAAACACCTGCCTTTGAAACTACTACAACAACTTCTTCATTCATCCCttatattttggggaaaaagaataaaaaatacacaGCTGGCCAGTGCCAACTGAAATGCCCATGGTCATGATGTATGAGAAATTTTAACACAGCTGCCTAGGTACATCTATCTTTGCAcaattttttcaagaaaattccCACTGCTGTAGCTGTTCTGTGGACATCAGTCCATAGAGGACACTCATATCCTAATATCTACACATGGCTCTAACAACAGGAAGTGTTTCCACATTTGATGCTCTTTTCATATCTGACACTCTCCTCACAAGGGCAGCTGAAGAATACCATAACAAAACACCTGCAATTTAGACAGAAAACAAAGGACATGTCATTCTGTGGAACAAGTCCCCTCCACCAACCTGATGTTCCTAAAGGCTGATGGATTCCCTTCCCATATTTCTGAAACCTGCCTGcatgatttatttaaattaaaataccttTGACACTCTCAAAATTATTGATTTTAAACacagtagaaaaataaaactggcaAACTATATATTGCATTTTGTGTTATTAAAACTcccatatatatacacacactgaTGGACTAAAATGGCATTGTACTGCCTGTGTTCTGGAGTGATCCTAAACACAGGCCCTGTGCATACCATTTCATCTGCCAGGATGCCATTGATGCCATTTTCATACAGAGAAATGAGCCAGTTCAGGCCTCGGATCTGGTAATCACGCAGTTTTCCCCATTTCACATCTAAAAGACATCAAAGAATAGATTCAAAGATACACAAAAACTTCGGAAAGAACTTTACCACCTGTTGGCTGCCAACTGACAGTGATTAccaaaaatacagaacaaattCAAGTAATAAATTCAAGTAATAAATTCAAGGACAATGCAGAGTGGAGACAGCAAgatattaattttgtttctgcaaGTTGCTGCaacagctttgttttctgcaaggacccaaagcacacagaaatTCTAAATCCATCATCACTGTCAAAATGAGAACACAGTCAAACATTAAAACAACAGAATACTGAATACCATTAAATAAATTGGAAGCTGTTAGGTCCTTTATATCAGAATATAGATTACATATGTAAAAATAATCAGATGACAAACTTAAAAACTCTTTCTTATTAACTGAAACACAGCAACTGGATTGCTAAGGGACAAGACTCACTGGATCATCTTTCTTATTAACTGAAACACAGCAACTGGATTGCTAAGGGACAAGACTCACTGGATCATCTTTCTGGACCACAACGAAAATAAGCAGTTCCTCAATCATACATTTTGTACCATTAGCTCAGTGCTCagttcctccctctcctgtccccccaAATTATTTCACTATCCTTGGAGAGTATGCAAATCAAgttcatttttaacattttgaagaaaaagaacaggggcaaaaaaaaaaaaaaggaaggaaacacaCATGATGGAGATTCTTCAAATCGAGTGCAGACATTTGTTGTCTTGGAGCTTTCTGTTAAcagctcctcatcctcttcctgctctgttctACGGTGTCGATAGCTGGAAAAGTCCAAGAATGCAGTAAGTTTCTGGACAAATTTAAAAGACATCAAGTTGCTGCAAAATTAAATCTAATGTAAACTAATGTATATATTGCAATACAGAATGCAAACACTCAAAGAAATTGCTAGCAACATTCTTCCCTAGAATTCATGTTCAGCAGGCTCAAATATCAGCCCAAAGTGACTGGACAGGGATCACTACTGGCCTTTAACTACAAGACAGGGAACAACACTGCATTTAAGGTCTGCTGCACCTGCCAAACACTGCAGCCACACAAGCTGCAATGAAGGCAATCCAAATTTCTAGACTTACAATTTTCAAGCTGCCTGCAAGGTGTTGCATAGCGATGTTCTCCATGAGCTCTTACAATTTAGAGCCATGACTGCCTTACTTTTCTGGCCCTGCTTTTCTTCATGTTGGAAAGCAGCAACACAAATCTCTTGTAACTCCTTGAATTCTTAAGCAATCATGAATTTACAGATGGGCAGTTGAAAATaaaaggcacacacacagacacaggacaAAAGCTTAGCAAGTTCAACTTCCACTTTTAAAGTACAATAAAATCTTATTTATAGTACGTGTCATCACTCACTCGCCAGCTGACAGTAAATTCTGTTTCTCATCCTTCTTTATTCGTGGACGTCCaggtttcatttttaaaggTGAAGTTGGAGTTTTCTGAGCAGCAGGCTGAATGAAATGAGCAAAGAGCTCAGTCTGCTTCAACAGATACTCAAATCTGTTTGCTCTGTCTGTTTGCTGGtgacaaaggaaaattaaatggaaCAGGTGAGACATTCCAGTATGTattaattcaaaagaaaaacaaacaaatacttTTTCAATATAGATTCACATTCCTTTATACACATCACTACAACACCAAAGAAGAGATGAGTAACATCAATGTACCTGCTGCTGACAGATTCAATACTCTTTTGTGGGGACAAGGCTCATCTTTGCTACGCAGCAAGATCCAAGCTGTGAGACAGACCTGTGGCCAAACTGACTTTGGCACAAAGATTGCCCAAGCCTCACTAGATAAAGCCAGACTCCCTTAAACAACTTTATTCAATCAAAAGTGATAGTCCCACTCCCCAGAAATTTTCCCCCACACATCACACACAGGATTCTTCACTGTACTAATTAATTTCTAACCAAACTGGCAACAACTGCTCCCTACTGGGCTGATGACCTGCCTGCTCAGCAAGATACAGCGCCTCCCTGTGCTTGCTGTCAGATAAGCAACAGGGCTGGCATCAAAGGGGACAGTGAGGACAGGACAGATCATGGCCACAAGCCAGAACatgtttcagcagcagagacCTTAGATATGCTCAGCCTAACTCATCAGGCTGCCCCTTTGATAGGAGTTGCTGTTTCTGCTGTGCAAGAAAAATGACAGCAGACAATATTAGTATCTGAAAGGTTCAGCTTCGTTGAGACAGGTTCCGTTTGGAATCAACACACCCTGCCAATGCTACACCAAAACTCTGAACAGACAAACAAGCCAAAACCAGCTTCAAGGCAAACAGTAACCACTCTGACACTCTGCCACAGCATAACCTGGTATTTAGCAATTTGCAGCACAGCTATAGGAAGTCAGTTTTCTTAGTAAAAAGGAACATATGTTCCAGGCTTCTCCAAGAGCAATGGCAGCTCTGTGAGTGTTTTCCTTCTTAGTGTGAGCAGATCCTGCACTATGGAAAAGACAGGAAGACAAAATATTAGAGTATAAAGAGACCACAAAAGAGACCTCCATGTACCACAGAGGACTCAGACTCACTCTAAGGTTGTTTTAAGCTTGAATGACACAGCTACAATCCACATCCACTGTACTGAAGTTTTCCTGTCTATTCTTCataggttttgtttctttactttGTAAGATTCTGAGGTTTAAACTAGGTAAGATCTCACTACCATCCAAATTGCTgaccctttttctttttttttttttactggctGTACAAAACAGAAGTAGAAGAGATGCAGACTGCATTGCAGAAGGTTCCTCATTCTAAAACTTAAGTAAGGAATCTTCTGCAAGTTTTGGCCCTG belongs to Zonotrichia leucophrys gambelii isolate GWCS_2022_RI chromosome 4, RI_Zleu_2.0, whole genome shotgun sequence and includes:
- the SMARCA5 gene encoding SWI/SNF-related matrix-associated actin-dependent regulator of chromatin subfamily A member 5 isoform X1 — its product is MSAGQPPPQPNEPPAPPLPPGANTSEAAGTGPPCAAGLAGGDIKMEESFDDASLAKQKEIQETDPTYEEKMQTDRANRFEYLLKQTELFAHFIQPAAQKTPTSPLKMKPGRPRIKKDEKQNLLSAGDYRHRRTEQEEDEELLTESSKTTNVCTRFEESPSYVKWGKLRDYQIRGLNWLISLYENGINGILADEMGLGKTLQTISLLGYMKHYRNIPGPHMVLVPKSTLQNWMNEFKRWVPTLRAVCLIGDKDQRAAFVRDVLLPGEWDVCVTSYEMLIKEKSVFKKFNWRYLVIDEAHRIKNEKSKLSEIVREFKTTNRLLLTGTPLQNNLHELWALLNFLLPDVFNSAEDFDSWFDTNNCLGDQKLVERLHMVLRPFLLRRIKADVEKSLPPKKEVKIYVGLSKMQREWYTRILMKDIDILNSAGKLDKMRLLNILMQLRKCCNHPYLFDGAEPGPPYTTDMHLVTNSGKMVVLDKLLPKLKEQGSRVLIFSQMTRVLDILEDYCMWRNYEYCRLDGQTPHNERQASINAFNDPDSSKFVFMLSTRAGGLGINLATADVVILYDSDWNPQVDLQAMDRAHRIGQTKTVRVFRFITDNTVEERIVERAEMKLRLDSIVIQQGRLVDQNLNKLGKDEMLQMIRHGATHVFASKDSEITDEDIDHILERGAKKTAEMNEKLSKMGESSLRNFTMDTESSVYNFEGEDYREKQKLAFTEWIEPPKRERKANYAVDAYFREALRVSEPKAPKAPRPPKQPNVQDFQFFPPRLFELLEKEILYYRKTIGYKVPRNPDLPNAAQAQKEEQLKIDEAEPLNDEELEEKEKLLTQGFTNWNKRDFNQFIKANEKWGRDDIENIAREVEGKTPEEVIEYSAVFWERCNELQDIEKIMAQIERGEARIQRRISIKKALDTKELQRRCNTLITLIERENMELEEKEKAEKKKRGPKPSSAQKRKMDGTPDGRGRKKKLKL